The following proteins are co-located in the Manihot esculenta cultivar AM560-2 chromosome 9, M.esculenta_v8, whole genome shotgun sequence genome:
- the LOC110622808 gene encoding pentatricopeptide repeat-containing protein At1g63330 → MLKLGLEPDVVTFTTLINGLCIESKIDKAVEFFDDMVARGYQPDVYTYNTIINGICKFGKTNVAIGLLKGMADRGCEPDVVTYGAIIDALCKDELVGEALELFSQMRNKGISPNVVTYNSLIHSVCKLGQKNQALALMNEMVEQNISPDVYTFNVLIDALCKDGMVSEAQNTFNVMIQRGVEPDVVTYNSLIDGLCISDQLKEALALLKEMVGRNISPSVFTFNILIDTLCKKGLVSNAENIIKIMIQRGVEPDVVTYNSSMDGYCLCNQIDKARKLFDLMVTNEIADIFSYNILINGYCKCKMIDDAEELFDEMSHKGLVPNVVTYHTLIKGMFQAGRPQNAKELFKDMCSHGCLPDNCCYSILINGYCKCKMIDDAEELFDEMSHKGLVPNVATYHTLIKGMFQAGRPQNAKELFKDMCSHGQQPDIVTFSTMIDGLCRQGNLDEALTLLKAMEKSQLKPNFMIYSSLINGMCKVGKINDAKELFCSLFEIGLQPDVCVYNAIMKGLCQQGLMDEAYKLFKDMEKVGCLPNNCCYNIIIQGFLKHEDLPKASELINEMVDKGFFADDATTELVVHLSQNNDLILSKLRNRSEASKAVQ, encoded by the exons ATGCTCAAATTGGGATTGGAGCCTGACGTTGTGACATTTACTACcttaattaatgggctttgTATAGAGAGTAAAATCGACAAAGCAGTGGAATTTTTCGATGATATGGTTGCACGTGGTTATCAACCTGATGTTTATACTTACAATACGATAATAAACGGAATCTGTAAATTTGGGAAAACAAACGTGGCTATTGGGCTGCTAAAGGGAATGGCTGATAGAGGTTGTGAGCCAGATGTTGTGACATACGGAGCAATCATTGACGCCCTTTGCAAGGATGAGCTAGTTGGTGAGGCTTTAGAGCTCTTCTCTCAAATGAGGAATAAGGGCATTTCACCTAATGTCGTCACTTACAATAGTTTAATTCATAGTGTTTGCAAATTAGGCCAAAAGAACCAAGCTTTGGCCTTGATGAATGAAATGGTGGAGCAGAACATATCACCTGATGTTTATACCTTCAATGTATTGATTGACGCTCTTTGTAAGGATGGAATGGTTTCAGAGGCTCAAAATACATTCAAtgtaatgattcaaagaggtgtagAGCCTGATGTGGTCACCTACAATTCCTTAATCGATGGTCTTTGCATTTCAGACCAATTGAAGGAAGCTTTGGCCTTGTTGAAAGAAATGGTGGGGAGGAACATATCCCCTAGTGTTTTTACCTTCAATATATTGATCGACACTCTTTGTAAGAAAGGACTGGTTTCAAATGCAgagaatataatcaaaataatgattcaaagaggtgtggAACCTGATGTTGTCACTTATAATTCATCGATGGATGGATATTGTCTGTGCAACCAAATTGATAAGGCTAGAAAGCTATTTGATCTGATGGTGACCAATGAAATAGCTGACATTTTTAGCTACAACATTTTGATCAATGGATATTGTAAGTGCAAAATGATAGATGATGCAGAGGAACTTTTTGATGAAATGTCTCATAAAGGTTTAGTTCCTAATGTTGTTACTTATCATACTCTTATAAAGGGTATGTTTCAAGCAGGGAGGCCCCAAAATGCAAAAGAGCTTTTTAAGGATATGTGCTCTCATG GATGTTTACCAGATAATTGTT GCTACAGCATTTTGATCAATGGATATTGTAAGTGCAAAATGATAGATGATGCAGAGGAACTTTTTGATGAAATGTCTCATAAAGGTTTAGTTCCTAATGTTGCTACTTATCATACTCTTATAAAGGGTATGTTTCAAGCAGGGAGGCCCCAAAATGCAAAAGAGCTTTTTAAGGATATGTGCTCTCATGGTCAACAGCCAGATATAGTAACCTTCTCAACTATGATTGATGGCTTGTGTAGACAAGGGAATCTCGATGAAGCACTcacactattgaaagcaatggaGAAAAGTCAGTTGAAGCCTAATTTCATGATCTATAGCAGTCTGATCAATGGTATGTGCAAAGTTGGGAAGATTAATGATGCCAAGGAACTGTTTTGTAGTCTTTTTGAAATTGGTTTACAGCCTGATGTTTGTGTATATAATGCAATTATGAAAGGACTCTGCCAACAAGGATTAATGGATGAAGCGTATAAGTTATTTAAAGACATGGAAAAGGTAGGATGTTTACCAAATAATTGTTGTTATAATATCATCATTCAAGGGTTTCTCAAGCATGAGGATTTACCAAAAGCATCAGAACTAATCAACGAAATGGTTGATAAGGGGTTCTTTGCTGATGATGCTACCACAGAATTGGTAGTACATTTGTCGCAGAATAATGATCTCATTCTAAGCAAACTACGAAATCGTTCTGAGGCTTCTAAAGCTGTGCAATGA
- the LOC110607924 gene encoding LOW QUALITY PROTEIN: pentatricopeptide repeat-containing protein At1g63330 (The sequence of the model RefSeq protein was modified relative to this genomic sequence to represent the inferred CDS: substituted 1 base at 1 genomic stop codon) — MKQYHTVLSMSKTIELLGISHDVYSLNILINCFCRLHLVDFGFSVFGKMFKFGLEPTIVTFTTLINGLCIESKMDKAVEFFDDMVARGYQPNVYTYSTIINGMCKFGKTNVAIGLLKGMADRGCEPNVVTYNAIIDALCKDELVGEALELFSQMRNKGISPDVFTYTSLIHIVCKLGQKNQALALMNEMVEQNILPNVYTFNVLIDALCKDGMVSEAQNTFNVMNQRGVEPDVVTYNSLIDGLCISEQFNEALALLKEMVGRNISPSVFTFNILIDTLCKKGLVSNAQKIIKIMIQRGVEPDVVTYNSLMDGYCLCKQIDKARKVFDLMVTNEIADILGYNILINGYCKCKMIDDAEELFGEMSHKGLVPNVVTYHTLIKGMFQAGRPQNAKELFKDMCSHGQXPDIVTFSIMIDGLCRQGNLDEALTLLKAMEKSQLKPNVVIYSSLINGMCKVGKINDAKELFSSLFEIGLQPDVYVYSAIMKGLCQQGLMDEAYKLFKDMEKVGCLPNSCCYNIIIQGFLKHEDLPKASELINEMVDKGFSADDATTELVVHLSRNNNLILRLLKARNEGSAN, encoded by the coding sequence ATGAAACAATATCACACTGTCCTTTCCATGTCCAAAACAATTGAATTGCTAGGAATCTCTCACGATGTTTATTCTCTTAAcatcttaattaattgcttCTGCCGTTTACATCTTGTGGATTTTGGCTTCTCTGTTTTCGGAAAGATGTTCAAATTCGGATTGGAGCCTACCATTGTGACATTTACTACcttaattaatgggctttgTATAGAGAGTAAAATGGACAAAGCAGTGGAATTTTTCGATGATATGGTCGCACGTGGTTATCAACCTAATGTTTATACTTACAGTACGATAATAAACGGAATGTGTAAATTTGGGAAAACAAATGTGGCTATTGGGCTACTAAAGGGAATGGCTGATAGAGGTTGTGAGCCAAATGTTGTGACATACAATGCAATCATTGACGCCCTTtgcaaagatgagctagttggtGAGGCTTTAGAGCTCTTCTCTCAAATGAGGAATAAGGGCATTTCACCTGATGTCTTCACTTACACTAGTTTAATTCATATTGTTTGCAAATTAGGCCAAAAGAACCAAGCTTTGGCCTTGATGAATGAAATGGTGGAGCAGAACATATTACCAAATGTTTATACCTTCAATGTATTGATTGATGCTCTTTGTAAGGATGGAATGGTTTCAGAGGCTCAAAATACATTCAATGTAATGAATCAAAGAGGTGTAGAGCCTGATGTTGTCACCTACAATTCCTTAATTGATGGTCTTTGCATTTCAGAACAATTCAACGAAGCTTTGGCCTTGTTGAAAGAAATGGTGGGGAGGAACATATCCCCTAGTGTTTTTACCTTCAATATATTGATCGACACTCTTTGTAAGAAAGGACTGGTTTCAAATGCACAGAAAATAATCAAgataatgattcaaagaggtgtggAACCTGATGTTGTCACTTATAATTCATTGATGGATGGATATTGTCTGTGCAAGCAAATTGATAAGGCTAGAAAGGTATTTGATCTGATGGTGACCAATGAAATAGCTGACATTTTAGGCTACAACATTTTGATCAATGGATATTGTAAGTGCAAAATGATAGATGATGCAGAGGAACTTTTTGGTGAAATGTCTCATAAAGGTTTAGTTCCTAATGTTGTTACTTATCATACTCTTATAAAGGGTATGTTTCAAGCAGGGAGGCCCCAAAATGCAAAAGAGCTTTTTAAGGATATGTGCTCTCATGGTCAATAGCCAGATATAGTAACCTTCTCAATTATGATTGATGGCTTGTGTAGGCAGGGGAATCTCGATGAGGCACTcacactattgaaagcaatggaGAAAAGTCAGTTGAAGCCTAATGTTGTGATCTACAGCAGTCTGATCAATGGTATGTGCAAAGTTGGGAAGATTAATGATGCCAAGGAACTTTTTTCTAGTCTTTTTGAAATTGGTTTACAAcctgatgtttatgtatatagCGCAATTATGAAAGGACTCTGCCAACAAGGATTAATGGATGAAGCGTATAAGTTATTTAAAGACATGGAAAAGGTAGGATGTTTACCAAATAGTTGTTGTTATAATATCATCATTCAAGGGTTTCTCAAGCATGAGGATTTACCAAAAGCATCAGAACTAATCAACGAAATGGTTGATAAGGGGTTCTCTGCTGATGATGCTACCACAGAATTGGTAGTACATTTATCGCGGAATAATAATCTCATTCTGAGGCTTTTAAAGGCGCGCAATGAGGGATCAGCAAACTAA